A single Brevundimonas sp. SL130 DNA region contains:
- the ppdK gene encoding pyruvate, phosphate dikinase: MTQWVYGFGGGSADGDASMKNLLGGKGANLAEMSSLGLPVPPGFTITTEVCTYFYTNGETYPADLEDQVKAALAKVEAIVGKTFGDVENPLLVSVRSGARASMPGMMDTVLNLGLNDQTVEGLAKLSGDRRFAFDSYRRFITMYSNVVLGLSHDDFEEVLDAHKDRLGVSIDTDLKAEDWERIVVDYKAVVERELGHPFPQDPRDQMWGAVGAVFASWMNDRAKFYRRMHDIPESWGTAVSVQSMVFGNMGETSATGVAFTRNPSTGEARLYGEFLINAQGEDVVAGIRTPQSLTKIGREEMGETAPSMEEAMPEVFGQFVTVVNTLESHYRDMQDIEFTVEQGRLWMLQTRNGKRTAKSALKVAVDLAAEGVISQEEAISRVEPSALDQLLHPTLDPDAARTVVAAGLPASPGAATGKIVFDADEAERMAGLGEAVILVREETSPEDIHGMHAARGIVTARGGMTSHAAVVARGMGRACVSGAGEIHIDEAKGVFTARGRTFKAGEIITIDGSKGEVLDGAVPMIEPELTGDFQTLMGWADKVRRLKVRANAETPLDAKTARGFGAEGIGLCRTEHMFFDDTRIAAVREMILADDEAGRRTALAKIAPFQKSDFVELFEIMAGLPVTVRLLDPPLHEFIPHTDEDIDALAASSGIDAEKLKRRAKELHETNPMLGHRGCRLGVAYPEIYEMQVRAVLEAALAVKRSSGVAPIPEIMHPLVALGLEMKYLRELTDRTAQAVFADAGDSVDYLVGTMIELPRAAIRAGDLAEYAQFFSFGTNDLTQTTFGISRDDSGRFLQAYLDKGIFETDPFVRLDQDGVGGLIEIAAERGRAVRPEVKLGICGEHGGDPSSIAFCEKAGLDYVSCSPYRVPIARLAAAQAALNVEREKDR, translated from the coding sequence ATGACTCAGTGGGTTTACGGCTTCGGCGGCGGGTCCGCCGACGGCGACGCGTCGATGAAGAATCTTCTCGGCGGCAAGGGCGCGAACCTGGCGGAAATGTCCTCGCTCGGACTGCCCGTCCCGCCCGGTTTCACCATCACGACCGAGGTTTGCACCTATTTCTACACCAACGGCGAGACCTATCCCGCCGATCTGGAAGACCAGGTGAAGGCCGCCCTGGCCAAGGTCGAAGCCATCGTTGGCAAGACCTTCGGCGATGTCGAGAACCCGCTGCTGGTCTCGGTGCGATCGGGCGCGCGGGCGTCGATGCCGGGCATGATGGACACGGTCTTGAACCTGGGCCTGAACGACCAGACGGTCGAGGGTCTGGCCAAACTGTCGGGCGACCGGCGCTTCGCCTTCGACTCCTACCGCCGCTTCATCACCATGTATTCGAACGTGGTGCTGGGCCTGAGCCACGACGATTTCGAAGAGGTTCTGGACGCACACAAGGATCGGCTGGGCGTCAGCATCGACACCGATCTGAAGGCCGAGGACTGGGAACGGATCGTCGTCGACTACAAGGCCGTGGTCGAACGCGAACTGGGCCACCCCTTCCCGCAGGATCCTCGCGACCAGATGTGGGGCGCGGTCGGCGCCGTCTTCGCCAGCTGGATGAACGACCGGGCCAAATTCTATCGCCGCATGCACGACATCCCCGAGAGCTGGGGCACGGCCGTCAGCGTCCAGTCGATGGTGTTCGGCAATATGGGCGAGACCTCGGCCACCGGCGTGGCCTTCACCCGCAACCCCTCGACCGGCGAGGCGCGCCTGTACGGCGAGTTCCTGATCAACGCCCAGGGCGAAGACGTGGTCGCGGGCATCCGCACGCCGCAAAGCCTGACCAAGATCGGCCGCGAGGAGATGGGCGAGACCGCCCCCTCGATGGAAGAGGCCATGCCCGAGGTGTTCGGCCAGTTCGTCACGGTGGTGAACACGCTGGAGAGCCATTACCGCGACATGCAGGACATCGAGTTCACGGTCGAACAGGGCCGGCTCTGGATGCTGCAAACCCGCAACGGCAAGCGCACCGCCAAGTCGGCGCTGAAGGTGGCCGTGGATTTGGCGGCCGAAGGTGTGATCAGCCAGGAAGAGGCGATCAGCCGGGTCGAGCCGTCGGCGCTGGACCAACTGCTGCACCCGACCCTGGACCCGGACGCGGCCCGCACCGTGGTCGCCGCCGGCCTGCCCGCCTCGCCCGGCGCGGCGACCGGCAAGATCGTGTTCGACGCTGACGAGGCCGAACGGATGGCCGGCCTGGGCGAGGCCGTCATCCTGGTGCGCGAGGAGACCAGCCCGGAGGACATCCACGGCATGCACGCCGCCCGCGGCATCGTCACGGCGCGGGGCGGCATGACCAGCCACGCCGCCGTGGTGGCGCGCGGCATGGGCCGGGCCTGCGTCTCGGGCGCCGGCGAGATCCACATCGACGAGGCCAAGGGCGTCTTCACCGCACGCGGCCGCACCTTCAAGGCCGGCGAGATCATCACCATCGACGGCTCGAAGGGCGAGGTGCTGGACGGCGCCGTGCCGATGATCGAGCCGGAACTGACCGGCGACTTCCAGACCCTGATGGGCTGGGCCGACAAGGTGCGCCGCCTGAAGGTGCGGGCCAATGCCGAGACGCCGCTGGACGCCAAGACCGCGCGCGGTTTTGGCGCCGAGGGCATCGGCCTGTGCCGGACCGAGCACATGTTCTTCGACGACACCCGGATCGCCGCCGTGCGCGAGATGATCCTGGCCGACGACGAGGCGGGACGCCGCACGGCCCTGGCCAAGATCGCGCCGTTCCAGAAGTCTGACTTCGTCGAACTGTTCGAGATCATGGCCGGTCTGCCGGTGACGGTGCGCCTGCTGGACCCGCCGCTGCACGAGTTCATCCCCCACACGGACGAGGACATCGACGCCCTGGCCGCCTCGTCGGGCATCGACGCCGAGAAGCTGAAGCGCCGGGCCAAGGAGCTGCACGAGACCAACCCCATGCTGGGCCACCGCGGCTGCCGGCTGGGCGTGGCCTATCCCGAGATCTACGAGATGCAGGTGCGGGCCGTGCTGGAGGCCGCGCTGGCGGTGAAGAGGAGCTCGGGCGTGGCGCCGATCCCGGAGATCATGCACCCGCTGGTCGCCCTGGGTCTGGAGATGAAATATCTGCGTGAGCTGACCGACCGCACGGCCCAGGCCGTGTTCGCCGACGCCGGCGACAGCGTCGACTATCTGGTCGGGACCATGATCGAACTGCCCCGCGCCGCCATCCGCGCCGGGGACCTGGCCGAATACGCCCAGTTCTTCAGCTTCGGCACCAATGACCTGACCCAGACGACCTTCGGCATCAGCCGCGACGACTCGGGGCGGTTCCTGCAGGCCTATCTGGACAAGGGCATCTTCGAGACAGACCCCTTCGTGCGTCTGGACCAGGACGGCGTCGGCGGCCTGATCGAGATCGCGGCCGAGCGGGGTCGCGCCGTGCGGCCCGAGGTCAAGCTGGGCATCTGCGGCGAACATGGCGGCGACCCGTCGTCGATCGCCTTCTGCGAAAAGGCTGGGCTGGATTACGTCTCCTGCTCGCCCTACCGCGTGCCCATCGCCCGACTGGCGGCGGCCCAGGCGGCGCTGAATGTGGAGCGTGAAAAGGACCGCTGA
- a CDS encoding porin family protein encodes MRNILLAAVAVSAIAAPAFAQTNPEPRGYGSLGYTHLEGDNATTGAVTGRLGVNLNRYLAVETEASVGVKDDDFTVAGVDGSTKHEWDAAGYVVGKYPVSDKLELFARGGYGHTELKQEFPGANTDVGGDSWNYGVGANYYVDGVNGVRADWTRRDYRDDAGEADAYSVSYIRRF; translated from the coding sequence ATGCGTAACATTCTTCTCGCGGCTGTCGCCGTGTCTGCAATCGCTGCACCGGCCTTTGCGCAAACCAATCCAGAGCCGCGCGGTTACGGCTCGTTGGGCTACACTCATCTTGAAGGCGACAATGCAACCACGGGCGCCGTCACCGGTCGTCTGGGCGTAAACCTGAACCGTTACCTGGCCGTCGAGACCGAAGCCTCGGTCGGCGTGAAGGACGACGACTTTACCGTCGCCGGCGTCGACGGCTCGACCAAGCACGAGTGGGACGCCGCCGGCTATGTGGTCGGCAAATACCCGGTGTCGGACAAGTTGGAGCTGTTCGCGCGCGGCGGCTACGGCCACACCGAGCTGAAGCAGGAGTTCCCCGGCGCCAATACCGACGTGGGCGGCGACAGCTGGAACTATGGCGTGGGCGCCAACTACTACGTCGATGGCGTGAACGGCGTGCGGGCCGACTGGACCCGTCGCGACTACCGCGACGACGCGGGCGAAGCCGACGCCTATTCGGTCAGCTACATCCGCCGCTTCTGA
- a CDS encoding M48 family metallopeptidase — MTDFDPAAATTQWLATLSPQETARAVAYTQGSHWLILWGFLVSALVAWIIVRTDLLVMIRSRMERRRRRPLAVSFVVALIYSVMSWVLTLPWSIYESWWREKQYGLTSQALGGWLGEAAIGAAISVVVTSLLLVAIYALIRRARRFWWAWASGVTAAFIVVGLIVSPLVIEPIFNTYTPAPNGPVRDAVVALAEETGTPSDKIFIYDGSKQSDRYTANVSGLFGSARVAMSDTMFKKGADLAEVRGVVGHEMGHYARSHVLWMVAILVGLTALAFWLTDRLYPLGRRLLGADRVGEIADPAGLPVLALILAFLGVLATPVFATMTRTIEEDADHFSLVHANEPDGLSKALVKTAEYRAPSPSAVEEFLFYDHPSVENRVRRAMEWKKAHPQTGKPAA, encoded by the coding sequence ATGACCGATTTCGATCCCGCTGCGGCGACCACTCAATGGCTGGCGACGCTGTCGCCGCAGGAGACCGCGCGGGCGGTGGCCTATACGCAAGGATCGCACTGGCTGATCCTGTGGGGCTTCCTGGTTTCCGCCCTCGTCGCCTGGATCATCGTGCGCACCGACCTGCTGGTCATGATCCGCAGCCGGATGGAGCGGAGGCGTCGCAGGCCTTTGGCCGTCAGCTTCGTCGTCGCCCTGATCTATTCGGTGATGAGCTGGGTGCTGACCCTGCCCTGGTCGATCTACGAAAGCTGGTGGCGCGAGAAGCAATACGGCCTGACCAGCCAGGCCCTGGGCGGATGGCTGGGCGAGGCGGCGATCGGGGCGGCGATCTCGGTCGTGGTGACGTCGCTGCTGCTGGTGGCCATCTATGCGCTGATCCGGCGCGCGCGGCGGTTCTGGTGGGCCTGGGCGTCCGGCGTCACGGCCGCCTTCATCGTGGTCGGCCTGATCGTTTCGCCCCTGGTGATCGAGCCGATCTTCAACACCTATACCCCCGCCCCCAACGGACCCGTGCGCGACGCCGTCGTGGCCCTGGCCGAGGAGACGGGCACGCCGTCGGACAAGATCTTCATCTATGACGGCTCCAAACAGTCCGACCGCTACACCGCCAATGTCTCGGGCCTGTTCGGCTCGGCGCGGGTGGCGATGAGCGACACCATGTTCAAGAAGGGCGCGGACCTGGCCGAGGTGCGCGGCGTGGTGGGCCACGAGATGGGCCATTATGCGCGCAGTCATGTGCTGTGGATGGTCGCGATACTGGTCGGGCTGACGGCCCTGGCCTTCTGGCTGACCGACCGGCTGTATCCGCTGGGGCGCAGGCTGCTGGGCGCCGACAGGGTGGGCGAGATCGCCGATCCGGCCGGCCTGCCGGTGCTGGCTCTGATCCTGGCCTTCCTGGGCGTGCTGGCGACGCCGGTGTTCGCGACCATGACCCGGACGATCGAAGAGGATGCGGACCATTTCTCGCTGGTCCACGCCAATGAGCCCGACGGCCTGTCCAAGGCCCTGGTCAAGACCGCCGAATACCGTGCGCCCTCGCCCTCGGCCGTCGAGGAGTTCCTGTTCTACGACCACCCCAGCGTCGAGAACCGCGTCCGGCGGGCGATGGAATGGAAGAAGGCTCACCCGCAGACGGGCAAGCCCGCCGCCTAG
- a CDS encoding beta-ketoacyl-ACP synthase III, with amino-acid sequence MTHAVIAATGLFTPEQSVSNAELVDSYNAWADGWNARHAAQIEAGELEAKSHSSPEFIEKASGIKQRFVLDKAGVIDPERMAPNLPERSNDELSILAEMAVKAARQAIEAWGKPVSEIGAVLCAASNMQRPYPAMAIEVQQALGIEGFAFDMNVACSSATFGVKTAADFIAGGSVKAVLMVNPEVCSAHLNFTDRDSHFIFGDVATAVIVESSETAGPGGWDVLGSRLKTVFSNNIRNNFGFLNRNARDTDHLDSPVADDSAQNDKLFIQQGRKVFRDVVPMVSDMIIDHAGELGLNPHELKRLWLHQANINMNTMIGKKVLGREPSSDENVIILDDYANTSSAGSIIAFHLHNDGFAPGETGLICSFGAGYSAGTVFVRKRG; translated from the coding sequence GTGACCCACGCCGTTATTGCCGCCACCGGCCTCTTCACCCCCGAACAATCGGTCTCCAACGCCGAACTGGTCGACAGCTACAACGCCTGGGCCGACGGCTGGAACGCCCGCCACGCGGCCCAGATCGAGGCCGGCGAGCTGGAGGCGAAGTCGCACTCCTCGCCCGAGTTCATCGAAAAGGCCTCGGGCATCAAACAGCGGTTCGTGCTGGACAAGGCCGGGGTGATCGACCCCGAACGGATGGCGCCCAACCTGCCGGAACGCAGCAATGACGAGCTGTCGATCCTGGCCGAGATGGCGGTCAAGGCCGCCCGCCAGGCCATTGAGGCCTGGGGCAAGCCGGTCAGCGAGATCGGCGCCGTCCTTTGCGCCGCCTCCAATATGCAACGCCCCTATCCGGCCATGGCCATCGAGGTGCAGCAGGCCCTGGGGATCGAGGGCTTCGCCTTCGACATGAATGTAGCCTGTTCTTCCGCCACCTTTGGCGTCAAGACGGCGGCCGATTTCATCGCCGGCGGGTCGGTCAAGGCCGTGCTGATGGTCAACCCCGAGGTCTGTTCGGCCCACCTGAACTTCACCGACCGCGACAGCCATTTCATCTTCGGCGACGTGGCCACGGCGGTGATCGTGGAGTCGTCAGAGACGGCCGGACCGGGCGGCTGGGACGTGCTGGGGTCGCGGCTGAAGACGGTCTTCTCGAACAATATCCGCAATAATTTCGGCTTCCTGAACCGCAACGCCCGCGACACCGACCATCTGGATTCGCCGGTCGCCGACGACAGCGCCCAGAACGACAAGCTGTTCATCCAGCAGGGCCGCAAGGTCTTCCGCGACGTGGTGCCGATGGTGTCGGACATGATCATCGACCACGCCGGCGAACTGGGCCTGAACCCGCACGAATTGAAGCGGTTGTGGCTGCACCAGGCCAACATCAACATGAACACCATGATCGGCAAGAAGGTGCTGGGCCGCGAGCCGTCGTCGGATGAGAATGTCATTATCCTGGACGACTACGCCAACACCTCCTCGGCCGGCTCGATCATCGCCTTCCACCTGCACAACGACGGCTTCGCCCCCGGCGAGACCGGCCTGATCTGCAGCTTCGGCGCCGGCTATTCCGCCGGGACGGTGTTCGTGCGCAAGCGCGGCTAG
- a CDS encoding capsular polysaccharide biosynthesis protein, which translates to MTPVSDIAAKTPAWVCAPGVLKVPFLDVFLNEYDLRRLPGAEVQAVLGWGMKPTAAAGRRWAEANNRPYVALEDGFLRSVGLGEAGAASLSLIVDDLGVYYDATRPSRLEHLIQTADAWCDAATTTRARALIDRIVASGVSKTNMGGPLDPGLLRPGRRVLIVDQTFGDASIGYGLATQDSFDAMVAAARRDEPEAQLIVKRHPAVAAGRKRGCVTDLSGVTLVDADVRPADLLAAVDAVYCVTSALGFEALLRGLPVRCFGAPFYSGWGLTTDAVATGRRGVARTVEQVAAAALIAYSRYVDPVTGERCEAEQALERLIALRDRADRLAGPWSAVGFAPAKRPPVRRLLNSPKARMRYFMSPSRAAAHAAATNGRLIWWAGKESEAVRQAAADFSGPTVRMEDGFIRSRGLGSDFVGALSVALDDQGVYYDPSRPSRLETLIETTEATPEQLARAAALRTRIVEAGLSKYNLKGQAPADWPADRDILLVVGQVENDKSILLGCEPDLATNSALVEAARADHPDAFLVYRNHPDVLAGNRPGRLEASALASVDASADGLDIIDCLNACARVATLTSLTGFEALMRGKAVSVYGRPFYAGWGLTDDRLGFERRTRRATVDHLILAALIHYPLYVTPTGWPCEAEDLVQALIAARDQPPPKAPRGQIQRWAAGIIASLDRRPPPSY; encoded by the coding sequence TTGACCCCAGTTTCGGACATCGCCGCCAAAACCCCTGCCTGGGTCTGCGCGCCCGGCGTGCTGAAGGTCCCGTTTCTCGACGTCTTTCTGAACGAATACGACCTGCGTCGCCTGCCGGGCGCCGAGGTTCAGGCCGTGCTGGGCTGGGGCATGAAGCCCACCGCCGCCGCCGGTCGTCGCTGGGCGGAAGCGAACAACCGCCCCTATGTCGCGCTGGAGGATGGCTTCCTGCGCTCGGTCGGCCTGGGGGAGGCGGGGGCGGCCAGTCTCAGCCTGATCGTCGATGATCTGGGCGTCTATTATGACGCCACCCGGCCCAGCCGGCTCGAACATCTGATCCAAACCGCCGACGCCTGGTGCGACGCCGCAACGACCACCCGCGCCCGCGCCCTGATCGACCGGATCGTCGCCTCGGGCGTGTCCAAGACAAACATGGGCGGGCCGCTAGACCCCGGCCTGCTGCGGCCCGGCCGCCGCGTCCTGATCGTGGACCAGACCTTCGGCGACGCCTCCATCGGCTATGGGCTGGCGACGCAAGACAGTTTCGACGCCATGGTCGCCGCCGCCCGGCGTGACGAACCCGAGGCCCAACTGATCGTCAAACGCCACCCGGCGGTGGCGGCGGGCAGGAAGCGGGGCTGCGTCACCGACCTGTCCGGCGTCACCCTGGTGGACGCCGACGTGCGGCCGGCCGACCTGCTGGCGGCGGTGGACGCCGTCTATTGCGTCACCTCTGCGCTCGGATTCGAGGCCCTGTTGCGCGGCCTGCCGGTGCGCTGTTTCGGGGCGCCCTTCTATTCCGGCTGGGGGCTGACGACCGACGCCGTGGCCACCGGCCGACGCGGCGTCGCCCGCACGGTGGAACAGGTCGCCGCCGCCGCCCTGATCGCCTACAGCCGCTATGTCGATCCCGTCACCGGCGAGCGGTGTGAGGCCGAACAGGCGCTGGAGCGGTTGATTGCGCTCCGTGACCGCGCCGACCGTCTGGCGGGGCCCTGGTCCGCCGTCGGCTTCGCCCCGGCCAAACGGCCGCCGGTGCGCCGCCTGCTGAACTCGCCCAAGGCGCGGATGCGATACTTCATGTCGCCGTCCCGCGCCGCCGCCCATGCCGCCGCCACGAACGGCCGGCTGATCTGGTGGGCGGGCAAGGAGAGCGAGGCCGTGCGCCAGGCCGCCGCCGACTTTAGCGGCCCGACCGTCCGCATGGAGGACGGCTTCATCCGCTCGCGCGGCCTGGGGTCGGATTTCGTCGGCGCCCTGTCCGTCGCCCTGGACGACCAGGGCGTCTATTACGACCCGTCGCGCCCGTCGCGGCTGGAGACCCTGATCGAGACGACCGAGGCCACGCCGGAGCAACTGGCCCGCGCCGCCGCCCTGCGGACCCGCATCGTCGAGGCGGGCCTGTCGAAATACAATCTGAAGGGCCAGGCGCCGGCCGACTGGCCTGCGGATCGCGACATCCTGCTGGTCGTCGGCCAGGTCGAGAACGACAAGTCGATCCTGCTGGGCTGCGAGCCCGATCTGGCCACCAACTCCGCCCTGGTCGAGGCGGCGCGGGCCGATCATCCCGACGCCTTCCTGGTCTATCGCAACCACCCCGACGTTTTGGCCGGCAACCGGCCGGGTCGGCTGGAGGCCTCGGCCCTGGCCTCGGTGGACGCCAGCGCGGACGGGTTGGACATCATCGACTGCCTGAACGCCTGCGCGCGGGTGGCGACCCTGACTTCCCTGACCGGGTTCGAGGCCCTGATGCGGGGCAAGGCCGTGTCGGTCTATGGCCGGCCCTTCTATGCGGGGTGGGGTCTGACCGACGACCGGCTGGGGTTTGAACGCCGGACCCGCCGGGCGACCGTCGATCATCTGATCCTGGCCGCCCTGATCCATTATCCCCTCTATGTCACCCCGACGGGCTGGCCCTGCGAGGCCGAGGATCTGGTCCAGGCCCTGATCGCCGCCCGCGACCAGCCGCCGCCCAAGGCGCCGCGCGGCCAGATCCAACGCTGGGCCGCGGGGATCATCGCCAGTCTCGACCGCAGGCCGCCGCCGTCCTATTGA
- the glyS gene encoding glycine--tRNA ligase subunit beta has translation MPQLLLEIFSEEIPARMQQGAARDLERMVSDRLKAAGLTWDALTTYAGPRRLTLVIDGLPAATPDREEEVKGPRASAPEQALEGFLRKTGLTRDQLTERDGVLFAVLSSKGRATTDLVAETVDQVIRTFPWPKSMRWGSGTLRWVRPIKRILCIFDGKVVPFEIDGIQSDAITEGHRFMGSGQLLKVSDFVDYRTQLEKNFVLIDVADRKLRILEQAKAACAARGLSLVDDDGLLDEVAGLAEWPTPILGDMDPQFLALPPEVVRLSMKVHQKYFAVRDPSKEGLAPNFLVVANVEATDGGKALAAGNSRVLSARLNDARFFWDEDQKVGFDAWNAKLSDVTFHAKLGTLAERVERIAALAREIAPLVGADADEAEMTARLSKADLLSGMVSEFSELQGIMGGYYARTATNFPTRASLRSAVPPHKGEGEVALDPLPPLDGEGPGGEADRGWGRDQRDRIADAVRDHYKPQGPADTVPTAPVTVAVALADKLDTLVGFFAIDEKPTGSKDPFALRRAALGVIRLVLENGVRISFSALIPPVLRRSLLNAGTAALTDINGQPLRDVFYEGNRISNIAQYQTELLRRLRFASGIQSDEEVLVSAVLAFFADRLTVLLRDHGQRHDLVAAVFAPIAGKADDDLVRIVRRVEALAAFLATDDGANLLAGYKRATSLLEKEEKKGWKPGMVQTGLLNQPEPETVLAFAVGAARTAVETALETEDFAAAMTALAGLRAPVDRFFEDVLVNSDVAEERDNRLKLLGQVRDVMGQVADFGQIAG, from the coding sequence ATGCCCCAACTCCTCCTCGAAATCTTCTCCGAAGAAATCCCCGCCCGCATGCAGCAGGGCGCCGCGCGCGATCTGGAGCGCATGGTGTCCGACCGGCTGAAGGCCGCCGGCCTGACCTGGGACGCCCTGACGACCTATGCCGGTCCGCGCCGCCTGACCCTGGTGATCGACGGCCTACCCGCCGCCACGCCGGACCGCGAGGAAGAGGTCAAGGGCCCGCGCGCCTCGGCCCCGGAACAGGCGCTTGAAGGCTTCCTGCGCAAGACCGGCCTGACCCGCGATCAACTGACCGAGCGTGACGGCGTCCTGTTCGCCGTCCTGTCGTCCAAGGGTAGGGCCACGACCGATCTGGTCGCCGAGACGGTGGACCAGGTCATCCGCACCTTCCCCTGGCCCAAGTCGATGCGCTGGGGCTCGGGAACCCTGCGCTGGGTGCGCCCGATCAAGCGCATCCTGTGCATTTTTGACGGCAAGGTCGTGCCGTTCGAGATCGACGGGATTCAATCCGACGCGATCACCGAGGGCCACCGTTTCATGGGTTCGGGTCAGTTGCTGAAGGTCAGCGACTTCGTCGACTACCGCACCCAGCTGGAAAAGAACTTCGTCCTGATCGACGTGGCCGACCGCAAGCTGCGCATCCTGGAACAGGCCAAGGCCGCCTGCGCCGCGCGCGGCCTCAGCCTGGTCGACGACGACGGCCTGCTGGACGAGGTGGCGGGCCTGGCCGAATGGCCGACCCCGATCCTGGGCGACATGGACCCGCAGTTCCTGGCCCTGCCGCCCGAGGTCGTGCGCCTGTCGATGAAGGTGCACCAGAAGTATTTCGCCGTCCGCGATCCCTCGAAAGAGGGTCTGGCCCCCAACTTCCTCGTCGTCGCCAATGTCGAGGCGACCGACGGCGGCAAGGCCCTGGCCGCCGGCAACAGCCGCGTCCTGTCCGCCCGCCTGAACGACGCCCGCTTCTTCTGGGACGAGGACCAGAAGGTCGGCTTCGACGCCTGGAACGCCAAACTGTCCGACGTCACCTTCCACGCCAAACTGGGCACATTGGCCGAGCGGGTCGAGCGTATCGCCGCCCTTGCCCGCGAGATCGCGCCCCTGGTCGGCGCCGACGCCGACGAAGCCGAGATGACGGCGCGTCTGTCCAAGGCCGACCTGCTGTCGGGCATGGTCAGCGAATTCTCGGAACTGCAGGGGATTATGGGCGGCTATTACGCCCGCACCGCAACGAACTTCCCCACCCGGGCTTCGCTGCGCTCCGCCGTCCCTCCCCATAAAGGGGAGGGAGAAGTTGCGCTCGATCCTCTCCCTCCCCTTGATGGGGAGGGACCGGGAGGCGAAGCCGACCGCGGGTGGGGCCGTGACCAGCGCGACCGCATCGCCGACGCCGTCCGCGATCACTATAAGCCGCAAGGCCCCGCCGACACGGTGCCGACGGCGCCCGTTACGGTCGCCGTCGCCCTGGCCGACAAGCTGGACACCCTGGTCGGCTTCTTCGCCATCGATGAGAAGCCCACGGGGTCGAAGGACCCGTTCGCGCTGCGGCGTGCGGCGCTGGGGGTGATCCGGCTGGTGCTGGAGAATGGGGTTCGGATTAGTTTCTCAGCCCTCATTCCGCCTGTGCTGAGGAGATCGCTCCTAAATGCAGGAACGGCTGCTTTAACGGATATCAATGGGCAGCCTCTGCGCGACGTGTTCTACGAAGGGAACAGGATTTCCAACATAGCTCAGTATCAAACGGAGCTTTTGAGAAGGCTGAGGTTCGCGTCGGGAATTCAGAGCGACGAAGAGGTGCTAGTCAGCGCAGTGCTCGCCTTCTTCGCCGACCGCCTGACCGTCCTCCTCCGCGACCATGGCCAGCGCCACGACCTCGTCGCCGCCGTCTTCGCCCCCATTGCTGGGAAGGCCGACGACGATCTCGTCCGCATCGTCCGCCGCGTGGAAGCGCTGGCCGCCTTCCTCGCCACCGACGACGGGGCCAATCTGCTGGCCGGCTACAAGCGCGCAACCTCTCTTCTTGAGAAGGAAGAGAAGAAGGGGTGGAAACCCGGCATGGTCCAGACCGGCCTGCTGAACCAGCCCGAGCCCGAGACCGTCCTGGCCTTCGCCGTCGGCGCCGCCCGCACCGCCGTGGAGACCGCGCTGGAGACCGAGGACTTCGCCGCCGCCATGACCGCCCTGGCCGGCCTGCGCGCCCCGGTGGACCGGTTCTTCGAGGACGTGCTGGTCAACTCCGACGTGGCTGAGGAGCGCGACAACCGGCTGAAACTGCTGGGTCAGGTGCGGGACGTGATGGGGCAGGTGGCGGACTTCGGTCAGATCGCGGGCTGA
- a CDS encoding glycine--tRNA ligase subunit alpha, translating into MTTPTEPLAFQDLILTLHRYWGDQGCAILQPYDIEVGAGTLHPATVLRALGPKPWKAAYVQPSRRPGDGRYGENPNRLQHYYQYQVILKPNPDNLQELYLGSLAAIGIDPKLHDIRFVEDDWENPTVGAWGLGWEVWCDGMEVTQFTYFQGVGGIEVDVVSGELTYGLERLAMYVQGVDNVYDLKFTKEGLTYGEVFLENERQQSAANFHGYDVDGLKRRFEDMVAEVSRLLAMTGPQGQPLVLPAYDQVLKASHLFNLMDARGAIAVAERQSYIGRIRELCKACALAYVEQERKTA; encoded by the coding sequence TTGACCACCCCGACCGAGCCGCTCGCCTTCCAGGATCTGATCCTGACCCTGCACCGCTATTGGGGTGATCAGGGCTGCGCCATTCTTCAGCCCTATGACATCGAAGTCGGGGCGGGCACCCTCCACCCCGCCACCGTCCTGCGCGCGCTCGGCCCCAAGCCGTGGAAGGCCGCCTATGTCCAGCCCAGCCGCCGCCCCGGCGACGGCCGCTATGGCGAAAACCCGAACCGCCTCCAACACTATTACCAATACCAGGTGATACTAAAACCGAACCCGGACAATCTTCAGGAGCTCTATCTCGGCTCGCTGGCGGCGATCGGGATCGATCCGAAGCTGCACGATATCCGCTTCGTCGAGGACGACTGGGAGAACCCGACCGTGGGGGCCTGGGGCCTGGGGTGGGAGGTGTGGTGCGACGGGATGGAGGTGACGCAGTTCACCTATTTCCAGGGCGTCGGCGGCATCGAGGTGGACGTGGTCTCGGGCGAGCTGACCTACGGGCTGGAGCGTCTGGCCATGTATGTTCAGGGCGTGGACAACGTCTATGACCTCAAGTTCACCAAGGAGGGCCTGACCTATGGCGAGGTCTTCCTGGAGAACGAGCGCCAGCAGTCGGCGGCCAACTTCCATGGCTATGACGTGGACGGTCTGAAGCGCCGGTTCGAGGATATGGTGGCCGAGGTCTCGCGCCTGCTGGCCATGACCGGACCCCAGGGCCAGCCCTTGGTCCTGCCGGCCTATGATCAGGTGCTGAAGGCCAGCCACCTGTTCAACCTGATGGACGCCCGCGGCGCCATCGCCGTCGCCGAACGCCAAAGCTACATCGGCCGCATCCGCGAACTCTGCAAAGCCTGCGCCCTCGCTTACGTTGAACAAGAGCGGAAAACCGCCTGA